In Deltaproteobacteria bacterium, the DNA window CGAGAAGCTGGTCAAGAACTCGTTCTGGTCGCTGCAGATCGGTCTGCTTCTGATGATGACCCTGGACCTGTTCCCGGTCGGTCTCTACCAGCTCATGATCGTGTTCCAGGAAGGTCTGTGGTACGCGCGGTCCCAGGAGGTTATCACCGGCCCGGTGTGGACCTTCCTCACCTACATGCGCTCGATCGGTGGAACGCTGTTCATCGTCGGCGGTGTGCTGCCGCTGATCTGGCTGTTCGTTTCCCGCGTTGGAAAGCTCCGGAAGGAAACGCCGGAGCTCGAGAGCGAGGGCGAGTGGACCGTCTACGAGAAGGACTGGGCAGCGTGATCTGACCCAGGAGCGAGGGGTTCCGGCGCCGAGCCCGGTTCGGCGCCGGAACCCACCGCGACTCTTCTCTCTGCTTCCCCCGCCTCGTTCTGGTCGTGCGCTGGATCCCTCGGTGTAGTGCCGGAATCGGATCCGTAGCCAGGAGTGTGCGCCCGTGGCCAACATGATCACCGAAGCCTGCGTGAACTGCGGCGCCTGCGAGCGAATGTGCCCCAGCGGCGGCATCTCCCAGGGGGAAGAGACCTTCGTGATCGATCCCGGCGCCTGCAGCGAGTGCGTCGGGTTCCACCACACTCAGCAGTGCGCGCGGGTCTGTCCGGTCGACTGCTGCGTGATCGATCCGAAC includes these proteins:
- a CDS encoding YfhL family 4Fe-4S dicluster ferredoxin, which gives rise to MANMITEACVNCGACERMCPSGGISQGEETFVIDPGACSECVGFHHTQQCARVCPVDCCVIDPNNVESEAVLFERAQKLHGEYGRTLELGPETSHYRSHLRSLGSKFRKMGRALQDMLQGSSRPD